A DNA window from Cobetia marina contains the following coding sequences:
- a CDS encoding UDP-glucose dehydrogenase family protein — translation MKITIFGSGYVGLVTGTCLADVGHDVVCMDVDAAKIERLKQGEIPIYEPGLESMLLRNVEAGRLSFTTDPREAVAHGVLQFIAVGTPPDEDGSADLKYVLAVAESIGEYMDDYKVIIDKSTVPVGTADRVHARVAEVLKHRGVSVDFDVCSNPEFLKEGAALEDFTRGARIVVGTDSEKVRERMRECYAPYNRNHEKLMFMDVRAAELTKYAANAMLATKISFMNEISNLAERLGADIEEVRRGIGSDPRIGYHFIYPGCGYGGSCFPKDVQALARTASQIGYEAELLTAVESVNKRQKVTLFEKLSRAFDGDLAGKTIAVWGLAFKPNTDDMRDAPSRTLMEALWAAGAKVQAYDPESMRETRRIYGERDDLVLVADRIQAVKGADALVICTEWKEFRTLDAGWLKTQLAFPVVVDGRNLFEPSAMKSAGLMYYAVGRGDTLALTRD, via the coding sequence ATGAAGATCACGATTTTCGGAAGCGGTTATGTAGGCCTGGTCACCGGTACCTGCCTGGCCGATGTGGGACATGATGTGGTGTGCATGGACGTGGACGCCGCCAAGATCGAGCGCCTCAAGCAGGGCGAGATTCCCATCTACGAGCCGGGACTCGAGAGCATGCTGCTGCGCAACGTGGAAGCCGGCCGTCTGAGCTTCACCACCGACCCCCGCGAGGCCGTCGCGCACGGCGTGCTGCAGTTCATCGCCGTGGGCACGCCGCCGGATGAAGATGGCAGTGCTGACCTCAAGTACGTGCTGGCGGTGGCCGAGAGCATCGGTGAGTACATGGATGACTACAAGGTCATCATCGACAAGTCCACCGTGCCGGTGGGCACGGCAGACCGCGTGCACGCCCGCGTGGCTGAGGTGCTCAAGCACCGCGGCGTGAGCGTGGATTTCGATGTCTGCTCCAACCCGGAATTCCTCAAGGAGGGCGCGGCGCTGGAGGACTTCACGCGTGGTGCCCGCATCGTGGTCGGCACCGATTCCGAGAAGGTGCGCGAGCGCATGCGCGAATGCTACGCCCCCTACAATCGCAATCATGAAAAGCTGATGTTCATGGATGTGCGTGCCGCCGAGCTGACCAAGTACGCCGCCAACGCGATGCTGGCCACCAAGATCAGCTTCATGAACGAGATCTCCAACCTGGCCGAGCGTCTCGGGGCGGATATCGAGGAAGTGCGCCGCGGGATCGGCAGTGACCCGCGCATCGGCTACCACTTCATCTACCCGGGCTGTGGCTACGGTGGCTCCTGCTTCCCGAAGGATGTCCAGGCGCTGGCGCGTACCGCCAGCCAGATCGGCTATGAGGCCGAGCTGCTCACCGCGGTGGAATCCGTCAACAAGCGTCAGAAGGTCACGCTGTTCGAGAAGCTGTCACGCGCCTTCGATGGCGATCTCGCCGGCAAGACCATCGCCGTCTGGGGGCTGGCCTTCAAGCCGAACACCGATGACATGCGCGATGCGCCGAGCCGCACGCTGATGGAAGCGCTGTGGGCGGCGGGCGCCAAGGTGCAGGCCTATGACCCGGAATCCATGCGTGAGACACGCCGCATCTACGGCGAGCGCGATGATCTGGTGCTGGTGGCGGATCGCATCCAGGCGGTCAAGGGCGCGGATGCGCTGGTGATCTGCACCGAGTGGAAGGAATTCCGCACGCTGGATGCCGGCTGGCTCAAGACCCAGCTGGCCTTCCCGGTGGTGGTGGATGGCCGCAACCTCTTCGAGCCGTCCGCCATGAAGTCTGCCGGCCTGATGTATTACGCGGTCGGCCGTGGCGACACCCTGGCGCTGACGCGCGACTGA
- the glmS gene encoding glutamine--fructose-6-phosphate transaminase (isomerizing), which translates to MCGIVAGLAQRDISKILIEGLHRLEYRGYDSAGVAVIDPAGELRRARAVGKVRALEDELREAPLSGAIGVAHTRWATHGRPAQHNAHPHLSSERVAVVHNGIIENHEALRRELEQEGYDFTSETDTEVVAHLVDRELRAGRALPEAVNVVTARLDGAFALAVMEQQNPELLVGARQGSPLVVGVGIEEHFIASDPLALLPVTDRFIYLDEGDMVAISPSGIQVLERGAEQDELTPVTREVVRYEHSVEAAGKGEYRHFMMKEIMEQPTVLSRTLAERLDPQGVRLEAFEVSRHSFLAADDGAEKGREVVDVERLTQLLADVRQVQIIACGTSYHAGMVARYWLEEVAGIPAQVEVASEFRYRERVAAPGTLFITLSQSGETADTLAALRDIQKLNREGPQAGHYLASLAICNVAGSSLVRESDLSLLTHAGPEIGVASTKAFTTQLVALMLTTLALRQSRRQPQDEEDDLLTRQLLMRLKDLPHVIEQSLGLNGEIAQLAEKFMHRHHTLFLGRGSQYPIAMEGALKLKEISYIHAEAYAAGELKHGPLALIDEDMPVVAVAPMDDLMEKLKSNLQEVRARGGQLFVFADPEVSLKAGEGVHVVTVPGVCRFLAPIVYAVPLQLLSYHVAVLKGTDVDQPRNLAKSVTVE; encoded by the coding sequence ATGTGTGGCATCGTTGCCGGCCTGGCTCAGCGTGACATCAGCAAGATTCTCATCGAGGGGCTGCATCGCCTCGAATACCGGGGTTACGACTCCGCTGGCGTGGCCGTGATCGACCCCGCCGGTGAACTGCGCCGTGCGCGTGCCGTCGGCAAGGTCCGCGCGCTGGAGGACGAGCTGCGTGAAGCGCCGCTGTCCGGTGCCATCGGCGTCGCCCATACCCGCTGGGCCACCCACGGGCGTCCGGCCCAGCACAACGCGCACCCGCACCTCTCGAGCGAGCGCGTGGCCGTGGTGCACAATGGCATCATCGAGAACCACGAGGCGCTGCGCCGTGAGCTGGAGCAGGAGGGCTATGACTTCACTTCCGAGACGGACACCGAGGTGGTCGCGCATCTGGTCGACCGCGAACTGCGCGCTGGCCGTGCGCTGCCGGAGGCGGTCAATGTGGTCACCGCGCGTCTGGATGGCGCTTTCGCGCTGGCGGTGATGGAACAGCAGAATCCCGAGCTGCTGGTCGGCGCCCGTCAGGGCAGCCCGCTGGTCGTGGGTGTGGGAATCGAGGAGCACTTCATCGCTTCTGACCCGCTGGCACTGCTGCCGGTCACCGACCGCTTCATCTATCTGGATGAGGGCGACATGGTGGCCATCAGCCCGAGTGGCATCCAGGTGCTGGAACGCGGCGCCGAGCAGGATGAGCTCACGCCGGTGACCCGCGAAGTGGTGCGCTATGAGCACAGCGTCGAAGCGGCGGGCAAGGGTGAGTATCGCCACTTCATGATGAAGGAGATCATGGAGCAGCCCACCGTGCTGTCGCGTACCCTGGCCGAGCGTCTCGACCCGCAGGGCGTGCGCCTGGAGGCCTTCGAGGTCTCGCGCCATTCCTTCCTGGCCGCGGATGATGGCGCCGAGAAGGGCAGGGAAGTCGTCGATGTCGAGCGACTGACGCAGCTGCTGGCCGATGTGCGTCAGGTGCAGATCATCGCCTGCGGGACCAGCTATCACGCCGGCATGGTGGCGCGTTACTGGCTCGAAGAGGTCGCCGGCATTCCGGCGCAGGTCGAGGTGGCCTCGGAGTTTCGTTACCGCGAGCGTGTCGCGGCCCCGGGCACGCTGTTCATCACCCTGTCGCAGTCCGGCGAGACCGCCGACACGCTGGCGGCCCTGCGGGATATCCAGAAGCTCAACCGCGAGGGGCCGCAGGCAGGGCATTACCTGGCGAGTCTGGCCATCTGCAACGTGGCGGGAAGCTCGCTGGTTCGTGAGTCGGATCTGTCACTGCTGACCCATGCCGGGCCGGAGATCGGGGTGGCTTCCACCAAGGCCTTCACCACCCAGCTGGTGGCGCTGATGCTGACCACGCTGGCCCTGCGCCAGAGCCGTCGACAGCCGCAGGACGAGGAAGATGACCTGCTCACGCGTCAGCTGCTGATGCGTCTCAAGGACCTGCCGCATGTCATCGAGCAATCGCTGGGGCTGAACGGGGAAATCGCCCAGTTGGCCGAGAAGTTCATGCATCGCCATCACACCCTGTTCCTCGGGCGCGGCAGCCAGTACCCGATCGCGATGGAGGGTGCGCTCAAGCTCAAGGAAATCTCCTATATCCACGCCGAAGCCTATGCGGCGGGTGAGCTCAAGCACGGCCCGCTGGCCTTGATCGATGAGGACATGCCGGTGGTGGCGGTCGCGCCGATGGATGACCTGATGGAGAAGCTGAAGTCCAACCTTCAGGAAGTCCGCGCGCGTGGCGGCCAGCTGTTCGTGTTCGCCGACCCGGAAGTCAGCCTCAAGGCCGGTGAGGGCGTGCACGTCGTCACCGTGCCGGGGGTGTGTCGCTTCCTCGCGCCGATCGTCTATGCGGTCCCGCTGCAGCTGCTGTCCTATCACGTCGCCGTGCTCAAGGGTACCGATGTCGATCAGCCGCGCAATCTCGCCAAGAGTGTCACGGTAGAGTGA
- a CDS encoding sulfite exporter TauE/SafE family protein, protein MTLWQLAAILLSLALASYIQTLTGFAFGLIVMGLLATLDVLPIESAALLCALLSLFNNCMALRGHWREIDLRLARRLLVTSLPLLPVGYYLATWLGEERAPLLGMLLGCVILIACLALLMQPKPRETLSPRWHFHAAGGLSGLMGGLFAANGPPLVVMLYRQPMTLVAIRCTLFAVFLVGGAMRMGLSIISPGRAGEHLSELLMIGAAGVFVVIAFTELARRFPPPLSDHHLRQVAYAILLVSSGNLILKGLI, encoded by the coding sequence ATGACCCTCTGGCAACTCGCTGCCATCCTGTTGAGCCTGGCACTGGCCAGCTACATCCAGACCCTCACCGGCTTTGCCTTCGGGCTCATCGTCATGGGCCTGCTGGCCACTCTCGATGTCCTGCCCATCGAGAGCGCCGCCTTGCTCTGCGCCCTCTTGAGCCTGTTCAACAACTGCATGGCACTGCGGGGTCACTGGCGGGAAATCGACCTGCGCCTCGCGCGGCGACTGCTGGTCACCAGCCTGCCGCTGCTGCCGGTCGGCTATTACCTGGCCACCTGGCTGGGAGAGGAGCGCGCGCCCCTGCTCGGCATGCTGCTGGGATGCGTGATCCTCATCGCCTGCCTGGCGCTGCTGATGCAACCCAAGCCGCGTGAGACGCTGTCTCCCCGTTGGCACTTCCATGCCGCCGGCGGGCTCTCGGGCCTGATGGGCGGGCTGTTCGCCGCCAACGGGCCGCCGCTGGTGGTAATGCTCTACCGCCAGCCGATGACGCTGGTGGCGATCCGCTGCACCCTGTTCGCTGTCTTTCTGGTCGGGGGCGCCATGCGCATGGGGCTCTCGATCATCTCTCCCGGACGCGCCGGCGAGCACCTGAGTGAACTGCTGATGATCGGTGCCGCAGGCGTGTTCGTGGTCATCGCCTTCACGGAGCTCGCACGCCGCTTCCCACCCCCGCTCAGTGATCATCACCTGCGCCAGGTGGCCTACGCCATCCTGCTGGTCTCCAGTGGCAATCTGATCCTCAAGGGGTTGATCTGA
- a CDS encoding glycosyltransferase family 2 protein — MERNAAQSPFFTIVTPNHNSGDGLERCIASLAANDTAYEHIIIDDASSDDSFLRVERSHAARPPTSLVLCRNAENLGPGPTRNHGLSLARGRYVLFCDADDTFVAGALDTLKAQIVAFDCPQVVVFRYCLQGPQGERESTPLCSQPLERTQMQAFTDFMHDRIVSAPWGKAIRADLACALSFPDLPVSQDGLYNLELFGRAARVLYLPQVLYRFDKRSDGSLTRKPFGNRELARFHRSWQVFDSRYREQFAAAHGLALLEIRALRFVGVSFIMRQAINKTHDDDQVRQVVMSQLRQSSWAALRQLSLKEKALLMSYAFSPSLSRQLIRRSQYAS, encoded by the coding sequence ATGGAACGCAACGCAGCACAATCTCCTTTCTTCACCATCGTGACGCCGAATCACAATTCGGGTGACGGGCTCGAGCGCTGCATCGCCAGTCTCGCGGCCAACGACACCGCTTACGAACACATCATCATCGATGATGCCTCTTCGGATGATTCCTTTCTGCGGGTGGAGCGCAGTCACGCCGCCCGGCCACCGACCTCATTGGTACTGTGCCGCAATGCCGAGAATCTCGGGCCCGGGCCGACCCGCAACCATGGCCTGAGTCTGGCACGTGGCCGCTATGTGCTGTTCTGCGATGCGGATGACACCTTCGTGGCCGGCGCCCTGGATACGCTCAAGGCGCAGATCGTGGCCTTCGATTGCCCGCAGGTGGTGGTGTTCCGTTATTGCCTGCAGGGGCCACAGGGAGAGCGGGAGAGCACGCCACTGTGCAGCCAGCCCCTTGAGCGCACCCAGATGCAGGCCTTCACCGATTTCATGCACGACCGCATCGTCTCCGCTCCCTGGGGCAAGGCGATCCGTGCCGATCTCGCCTGTGCCCTGAGCTTTCCTGATCTTCCTGTTTCCCAGGATGGTCTCTACAACCTCGAGCTGTTCGGTCGGGCGGCACGCGTTCTCTATCTGCCCCAGGTGCTGTATCGCTTCGACAAGCGCAGCGACGGTTCTCTGACCCGCAAGCCCTTCGGCAATCGCGAGCTGGCCCGATTTCACCGCAGCTGGCAGGTGTTCGATTCCCGCTACCGCGAGCAGTTCGCGGCCGCCCACGGCCTGGCACTGCTGGAGATTCGCGCCCTGCGCTTCGTCGGTGTGAGCTTCATCATGCGCCAGGCCATCAACAAGACCCACGACGATGACCAGGTGAGGCAGGTGGTGATGTCTCAGCTGCGCCAGTCATCCTGGGCGGCATTGCGTCAGCTGTCGTTGAAGGAAAAGGCGTTGCTGATGAGCTATGCGTTCAGTCCTTCCCTGTCCCGGCAATTGATTCGGCGGAGCCAATACGCGTCATGA
- a CDS encoding glycosyltransferase — translation MSTRKHILFYTGAQSRTGGTERACADTANMLAASGDYQVEVVSEHGPADSPYPLHEDIVHESLYPKRQHLGALRGVLLFLRLFWMVLRKRPDVVIVVESIGFLPLLLPSYLLRRTRYLCWEHFNATSDLGVPRRNVARRLAARRADRIVVLSHEDREYWEQLLPQSSERLSVVPNLNPLEHEILQRQARLQDAAAAPPAVAPSEAVAPKVAVAVGRLTHQKGFDLLLEAWAAIPAESRDGWVLRIVGEGDAREALEAQAERLGITRQIQMPGQCSDIRREYAAADLFVLSSRFEGFGLVLVEALSCGVPCISFACPAGPREILKHGINGYLVEQGNVAAFSQQLGAVLGDDEVLARLRANVDYGLERFSRRTVEASWQAVLEGLEAPALLRVI, via the coding sequence ATGAGCACTCGCAAGCATATCCTGTTCTACACCGGCGCCCAGTCGCGCACCGGCGGCACCGAGCGTGCCTGCGCCGATACCGCCAACATGCTGGCGGCCAGCGGTGACTATCAGGTGGAGGTGGTCAGCGAGCATGGCCCTGCCGACAGCCCCTATCCCCTGCACGAGGATATCGTGCATGAATCGCTGTATCCAAAACGTCAGCATCTGGGGGCGCTGCGCGGCGTGCTGCTGTTCCTGCGGCTTTTCTGGATGGTGCTGCGCAAGCGACCGGACGTGGTGATCGTGGTCGAGAGCATCGGTTTCCTGCCACTCTTGCTGCCCAGCTATCTGCTGCGGCGCACGCGCTATCTCTGCTGGGAACACTTCAATGCCACCTCGGATCTCGGCGTGCCACGGCGCAATGTCGCGCGGCGTCTCGCGGCCAGGCGGGCCGATCGTATCGTGGTGCTTTCCCATGAGGACCGCGAATACTGGGAGCAGCTGCTCCCCCAGTCCAGCGAGCGTCTGAGCGTCGTGCCCAACCTCAATCCGCTGGAGCACGAGATCCTCCAGCGTCAGGCCCGGCTGCAGGACGCCGCCGCCGCGCCGCCCGCAGTGGCGCCTTCTGAGGCCGTCGCGCCGAAGGTGGCGGTGGCGGTGGGGCGCCTGACGCACCAGAAGGGCTTTGATCTGCTGCTGGAGGCATGGGCGGCGATTCCCGCCGAATCGCGTGATGGCTGGGTGCTGCGCATCGTCGGCGAGGGTGATGCACGCGAGGCGCTGGAGGCGCAGGCGGAGCGGCTTGGCATCACGCGCCAGATTCAGATGCCCGGCCAGTGCAGCGACATCCGGCGCGAGTACGCCGCGGCAGACCTGTTCGTGCTGTCATCACGCTTCGAAGGCTTCGGGCTGGTACTGGTCGAGGCGCTCAGCTGTGGCGTGCCCTGCATCAGCTTCGCCTGCCCGGCCGGGCCCCGCGAGATCCTCAAGCATGGCATCAATGGCTATCTGGTCGAGCAGGGCAATGTGGCAGCGTTCAGTCAGCAGCTGGGCGCCGTGCTCGGTGATGATGAAGTGCTTGCGCGCCTGCGTGCCAATGTCGATTACGGCCTGGAGCGGTTTTCGCGCCGTACCGTCGAGGCCAGTTGGCAGGCCGTGCTGGAGGGACTGGAAGCCCCGGCACTGCTACGTGTCATCTGA
- a CDS encoding glycosyltransferase family 4 protein has protein sequence MHVISTPASGGAEVYVKDLSLAMVAAGHSVHVTFLETAEQCGRDLDYERHFLAQLSQAGISHSFLGADTRRRPWRGGTRLRAEVNRFAPDVVHCHLYYALMFAFLLPRKLAVIMTVHSIELGAPNWLFRLFDRRVSAYVGICHACTRKLAPLVRRPVVQIDNAVSGARLKHSGWQMTALDTPVKLAAIGRLTEAKQYPLMLESCRRLKAQGLNVTLSIAGEGPLKAELVTQIRDAGLEDQVTLLGNISDVAGLLASSDIFLMSSAWEGLPISLLEATLSGLPVLVTNVGGCAEVVHRVGNGLVVDEQTPARYADALTRLVADEELRRSCARNARRHGGSYHINTALAGHLELYTSRLQGELDAAPEVSV, from the coding sequence ATGCATGTCATCTCGACCCCCGCATCAGGAGGTGCCGAGGTCTACGTCAAGGACCTGAGCCTTGCCATGGTCGCGGCGGGGCACAGCGTTCATGTCACGTTTCTGGAAACCGCTGAGCAGTGCGGGCGAGATCTGGACTATGAAAGGCACTTCCTGGCCCAGCTGAGTCAGGCGGGCATCAGTCATTCGTTTCTGGGCGCCGACACGCGTCGCCGTCCCTGGCGGGGCGGCACGCGGCTGCGCGCGGAAGTGAATCGATTCGCCCCGGATGTGGTGCATTGCCATCTCTACTACGCGCTGATGTTCGCCTTCCTGCTGCCACGAAAGCTTGCGGTGATCATGACCGTGCACAGTATCGAGCTGGGGGCGCCCAACTGGCTGTTTCGACTGTTCGATCGTCGCGTCAGCGCCTATGTCGGCATCTGTCACGCCTGCACGCGCAAGCTTGCGCCGCTGGTCAGGCGGCCGGTGGTCCAGATCGACAATGCCGTCTCGGGGGCACGCCTCAAGCACAGCGGCTGGCAGATGACGGCGCTGGATACCCCGGTGAAGCTGGCAGCCATCGGACGTCTCACCGAAGCCAAGCAGTATCCCTTGATGCTCGAGAGCTGCCGCCGCCTCAAGGCACAGGGGTTGAATGTCACGCTCAGCATCGCCGGGGAGGGGCCGCTCAAGGCCGAGTTGGTCACGCAGATCCGTGACGCCGGGCTCGAGGATCAGGTCACCTTGCTGGGCAACATCTCGGATGTGGCGGGGCTTCTGGCCTCATCGGACATCTTCCTGATGTCGTCTGCCTGGGAAGGACTGCCGATCTCGCTGCTGGAAGCCACGCTGAGCGGGCTGCCGGTGCTGGTCACCAACGTCGGTGGCTGCGCAGAAGTCGTGCATCGGGTCGGCAACGGGCTGGTGGTGGATGAGCAGACGCCGGCGCGCTATGCCGATGCTCTCACCCGCCTGGTGGCTGACGAGGAGCTGCGACGCAGCTGTGCGCGCAACGCGCGACGCCACGGCGGCAGCTACCACATCAACACGGCGCTGGCCGGGCATCTGGAGCTCTACACCAGCCGGCTGCAAGGCGAGCTGGATGCGGCACCCGAAGTCTCGGTCTGA
- a CDS encoding polysaccharide export protein: MKRSTRSTLRGVSLAIMLAALGGCAFAPGGHMDYEVETAPLSDHVTVSPITPALISSYRALPAQTAPADDALVDDIKRYVYRVGGGDILAINLSTPLDLAQETGVQRQTVEALTYIVQPDGTLYYPYVGRINVKDMTVDEVRASLVRGLSRFITDPQVNVSVAQFRSQRVYLSGAVREPGFVPVTDVPLTLIDAISASGGVTELANTHDITLTRDGHQEHLSLYQLLQQGNMRENRLLHDGDVINIPVATDQNVFVLGQVLKPGNMPVGNERLSLTDALSRAGGVDEDRADPSGVFVVRENGPDADKLATVYVLDISDATSLMLGARFPLQPRDVVYVTAAPVSRWNRVLSQLLPSVTSTGAFVSVIDDIEGD, encoded by the coding sequence ATGAAGAGATCGACCAGATCGACGCTGCGGGGAGTTTCCCTGGCGATAATGCTGGCCGCCTTGGGAGGCTGTGCCTTCGCCCCTGGCGGCCATATGGACTATGAGGTCGAGACGGCGCCGCTGTCGGACCATGTCACGGTCAGCCCGATCACGCCGGCCTTGATCAGCAGTTATCGCGCACTCCCGGCTCAGACAGCCCCGGCCGATGACGCTCTGGTGGATGACATCAAGCGCTACGTCTACCGCGTGGGTGGCGGTGACATCCTGGCCATCAATCTGAGCACGCCGCTGGATCTGGCCCAGGAGACGGGTGTTCAGCGCCAGACGGTGGAAGCGCTGACCTACATCGTGCAGCCGGATGGCACGCTGTATTACCCCTACGTCGGGCGCATCAACGTCAAGGACATGACCGTGGATGAGGTGCGCGCCTCGCTGGTGCGTGGCCTGTCACGCTTCATCACCGACCCGCAGGTCAACGTCTCCGTCGCCCAGTTCCGCTCGCAGCGCGTCTATCTGAGCGGCGCGGTCCGTGAGCCGGGCTTCGTGCCGGTCACCGATGTGCCCCTGACCCTGATCGATGCCATCAGTGCCAGTGGTGGCGTCACCGAACTCGCCAATACCCACGACATCACCCTGACCCGCGACGGCCACCAGGAGCACCTGAGCCTCTATCAGCTGCTACAGCAGGGCAACATGCGTGAGAACCGCCTGCTGCACGATGGCGACGTCATCAACATCCCGGTGGCGACCGACCAGAACGTCTTCGTGCTGGGGCAGGTCCTCAAGCCCGGCAACATGCCGGTGGGCAACGAGCGTCTGAGTCTGACCGATGCCCTGTCACGCGCCGGTGGCGTGGATGAGGACCGTGCCGACCCCTCCGGTGTCTTCGTGGTCCGGGAGAACGGCCCGGACGCTGACAAGCTCGCCACCGTCTATGTGCTCGATATCTCCGATGCCACCTCGCTGATGCTGGGGGCACGCTTCCCGCTGCAGCCCAGGGATGTGGTCTATGTCACCGCGGCGCCGGTCAGCCGTTGGAACCGCGTGCTGAGTCAGTTGCTGCCGTCGGTCACCAGTACCGGGGCCTTCGTCTCGGTCATCGACGACATCGAGGGAGATTGA
- a CDS encoding polysaccharide biosynthesis tyrosine autokinase, which translates to MNQFTSPMPPSSGDAGRDATRRLDFSTLLALLWHRRWWLIASTVLLTLIGIYVVGSQQRIYLADSLIQIEDKGGSASLLGTLTGQSGGPEEGSTSDELEILASRLVLGQAVARERLNIVVTPVRYPVIGDWLSHRGMRLPESLGGNEYAWGDDVLKVTTLELGGQWQGQTLTLEVVDEQHYRLLDAEGNLLMHGTVGENALSGDIKVFVQRMEASPGARFALTSISDLSAINSIKSRFTAERNGSDTGVVTLSLSGSDQQAIVSTLDTITDVFLQQNIERESAEADNQLGFLGDQIPTLRGQLDEAESALNDYRRRRDSVDLTAESQQVMENLVGLDNQLTEIKLRLAELSRAYTHEHPAYRALVARRDSLNQEKARVQKQAEQLPAAQREALNLNRNVNVSQEIYVALLNKREEVRLKKAGTVGNVRILDPAVLQPGPISPRTSLMMVVFAMAGFLLGVLGILLRHSMRKGIDSAEQIESLDLPVYATIPLSPLQQGMMRRVRLKGEKSGREIYQGVLATSQPSDISIEALRSLRTSLHFALLDNQRKSVMFTGPSPGIGKSFVSLNLAAVSAEAGQRVLLIDADMRRGHLHHAFQRTSEQGGLSDVLSGASPLEEVIYHTRIDNLDFLGRGVAPPNPSELLMQENFAQLLEQLGERYDLIIIDTPPVLAVTEALIIGRHVGASLMVARFGMNQVRELEHARKKLENNGIHVKGAILNAIEQQAGDKQHYGYYNYSYT; encoded by the coding sequence ATGAATCAGTTCACTTCTCCCATGCCGCCATCTTCCGGTGACGCTGGCCGGGACGCGACGCGTCGCCTGGACTTCAGCACCCTGCTGGCACTGCTCTGGCATCGTCGCTGGTGGTTGATCGCCAGCACCGTGCTGCTGACGTTGATCGGCATCTATGTGGTCGGCAGCCAGCAGCGCATCTATCTGGCTGACTCGCTGATCCAGATCGAAGACAAGGGCGGCAGCGCCAGCCTGCTGGGCACGCTGACGGGTCAGTCCGGAGGCCCCGAGGAGGGCAGTACCAGTGACGAGCTGGAGATCCTGGCCTCGCGGCTGGTGCTCGGGCAGGCCGTGGCGCGTGAGCGTCTCAACATCGTCGTCACACCGGTGCGCTACCCCGTCATCGGCGACTGGCTGTCCCATCGCGGAATGCGTCTGCCGGAGAGTCTCGGCGGCAATGAATATGCCTGGGGGGATGACGTCCTGAAGGTCACCACGCTGGAGCTTGGCGGCCAGTGGCAGGGACAGACGCTGACCTTGGAAGTGGTCGATGAGCAGCACTATCGCCTGCTGGACGCCGAGGGCAACCTGCTGATGCATGGCACGGTGGGCGAGAATGCGCTGTCCGGTGACATCAAGGTCTTCGTCCAGCGCATGGAGGCCAGCCCCGGGGCGCGCTTCGCGCTGACCAGCATCTCGGACCTCAGTGCCATCAACTCCATCAAGTCGCGTTTCACCGCCGAGCGCAACGGCAGCGATACCGGCGTGGTGACCCTGAGTCTGTCCGGCAGCGACCAGCAGGCCATCGTCAGCACCCTGGACACCATCACCGACGTCTTCCTGCAGCAGAACATCGAGCGCGAATCCGCCGAGGCCGACAATCAGCTGGGCTTTTTGGGTGACCAGATCCCGACGCTGCGCGGCCAGCTCGATGAGGCGGAATCCGCCCTCAACGACTATCGCCGCCGCCGCGATTCCGTGGACCTGACCGCCGAGAGCCAGCAGGTGATGGAGAACCTGGTGGGGCTGGACAACCAGCTGACCGAGATCAAGCTGCGACTGGCGGAGCTGTCGCGTGCCTACACCCATGAGCACCCGGCCTATCGGGCACTGGTGGCGCGTCGTGACTCCCTCAATCAGGAAAAGGCGCGGGTCCAGAAGCAGGCGGAACAGCTGCCGGCGGCGCAGCGCGAAGCGCTCAATCTGAACCGCAACGTCAATGTCAGCCAGGAAATCTACGTCGCGCTGCTCAACAAGCGCGAAGAAGTGCGCCTCAAGAAGGCCGGTACGGTCGGCAACGTGCGGATTCTGGATCCCGCCGTCCTGCAGCCTGGCCCCATCTCGCCGAGAACCTCGCTGATGATGGTGGTCTTCGCGATGGCCGGTTTCCTGCTGGGCGTGCTGGGCATCCTGCTGCGGCATTCCATGCGCAAGGGCATCGACAGCGCCGAACAGATCGAGTCCCTGGACCTGCCGGTCTACGCCACCATCCCGCTCTCGCCGCTGCAGCAGGGCATGATGCGTCGCGTGCGCCTCAAGGGCGAGAAGTCCGGGCGCGAGATCTATCAGGGCGTGCTGGCGACCTCGCAGCCTTCCGACATCAGCATCGAGGCGCTGCGCAGCCTGCGCACCAGCCTGCACTTCGCGCTGCTGGACAATCAGCGCAAGTCGGTGATGTTCACCGGCCCGAGTCCGGGCATCGGCAAGAGCTTCGTGAGCCTCAACCTGGCCGCGGTGAGCGCCGAGGCCGGCCAGCGCGTGCTGCTGATCGATGCCGACATGCGGCGCGGACATCTTCACCACGCCTTCCAGCGCACCTCCGAGCAGGGCGGCCTCTCGGATGTCCTCAGCGGCGCAAGTCCTCTGGAAGAGGTCATCTATCACACGCGCATCGACAACCTGGACTTCCTGGGCCGTGGGGTGGCACCACCGAATCCGTCCGAGCTCCTGATGCAGGAAAACTTTGCCCAGTTGCTGGAGCAGCTGGGAGAGCGCTATGACCTGATCATCATCGATACCCCGCCGGTACTCGCCGTCACCGAGGCGCTGATCATCGGGCGCCATGTCGGCGCGAGCCTGATGGTGGCGCGTTTCGGCATGAACCAGGTGCGTGAGCTGGAACATGCTCGCAAGAAGCTCGAGAACAACGGCATCCACGTCAAGGGCGCGATCTTGAATGCCATCGAGCAGCAGGCCGGGGATAAGCAGCACTACGGGTATTACAACTACAGCTATACCTGA